A section of the Echeneis naucrates chromosome 12, fEcheNa1.1, whole genome shotgun sequence genome encodes:
- the camsap1a gene encoding calmodulin-regulated spectrin-associated protein 1a isoform X3 yields MEAQVVPLELYDSARAKIDANLRWLFAKAYGIDNIAADLRDPFYTDQYEQEHIKPLIIRLLLSGELYCRVCGLILHAEQAASLQSHQSVIQALSRKGIYVLETDNTPISDLDLSSAPIKMSAHIHLIDALMMAYTVEMISIEKVVCSVKRFSNFSASKELPFDLEDAMVFWINKVNIKMREITEKELKMKQHLLEPSGHQKVRYRRDHLSGRTLQHFPLLDDLLKDVCDGTALLAVVHFYCPELIRLEDICLKEVPSIADSVYNIQLLREFSNEYLNKCFYLKPEDMLYSPPVLKNNVMVFIAELFWWFENVKPDFVQPRDLQEIRDVRLLLQPKGSQSHVPISNVTKRSFLTTSNSADVLTTPPSPEPSVKASSTSPSNSLLPLRQRQQKVLDESTSELRNRSNSLTHPDVKHQGSVLAWPERRQRPLSQPAPYALHFATEDDADSISLARSISKDSLASNIMCNTPKHMLGSAPHLPQHRLSGPTLLSHMHIEDEEEEIEEEELVAVIHPYTLSRHRLSSDMEQDELDIQTTASPLRASNTRCSPRFDTSQTTPDCQAEGYYLEPLMPAIPKTAKEKSISLNKQEESGESRCRAAAAVRKAAIVAPSASQRKAPSAELNRSIFTPIPVTESVPSALRPHTEGSVNISPPGKQQSEGFFLHLSGEPERCSPFSSTLEAGQDSDSDIADLEEDDEEDDQVELTREGMRKGKGKCSEEGQVFEFAEGESAKLREDLKVSERDDKEGGSGRSSPCLSSISCASSCSASGSAKMTSFAERKLLKLGLRDGFSSTSSSQKTTPDGSEINPCPPWQLRSDCSWLGKEPGSVLGSNIMGSPSVVPSELLQLHMQLEEQRRAIEYQKKKVETLSARQRLKLGKAAFLNIVKKGGGKSDTLPLPLKHSQESSELTAAERSKVKIQSCRDDSCLDSLKVQVKGGQPEGGQPTRDNRLPQDAGAESGLNECSRSIDLLNDAISSIQQQMMQLSLQQDLLMKQNVVSPPECAEPFPSTTSNKTQTALSTSESKSYAVHFVDIGGSNSYPSRRPPKLSSSQRSKTSERKQSKDSSKMVSAKSNTQPPECTTPPRESTSGDQQVWAAAESSRLERSIQRNSTFRVHDGTGEGPERLPDKSQSQDPPVIPSATISPTQEAEEHQADNSGKEALGGDESTKVKGQLIEVDLSELKEPPEDGSTDFTECAADGEQKNVLGFFFKDDEKAEDEMAKRRAAFLLKQQRKAEEARLRKLQQEAESELKRDEARRKAEEERVRKEEEKARRELIKQEYLRRKQQALMEEQGLVKPRPRTKSRRNRPKSLHREESNSLSIGSATPDLSCSHRGSTLSLATEADSVMSGGAESKRAGSVCSMESFPVLSRASSRNMERDWENGSIASSITSTEYNGPKLFKEPSSKSNKPIIINAIAHCCLAGKVNEAQKNIVLEELEKCESNHLIILFRDGGCQFRAVYSYSPDTEEIIKFMGTGPRTISRKMIDKLYKYSSDRKQFTVIPAKSVSVSVDALTIHNHLWQVKRPGSARRK; encoded by the exons ACAACATTGCAGCAGACCTGCGTGATCCGTTCTACACCGATCAGTATGAGCAGGAACACATCAAGCCTCTGATCATCCGCCTGCTCCTGTCCGGAGAGCTCTACTGCCGGGTGTGTGGGCTCATCCTGCACGCTGAGCAGGCTGCCTCGCTCCAAAGCCACCAGTCTGTCATCCAAGCCCTGTCCAGGAAAGGCATCTACGTCCTGGAGACTGACAACACACCCATTTCTGATCTGGACCTCAGCTCAGCTCCAATAAAGATG AGCGCCCACATCCACCTCATTGACGCCCTGATGATGGCTTATACTGTGGAGATGATCAGCATAGAGAAGGTGGTGTGCAGTGTCAAGCGCTTTTCAAACTTCAGTGCCTCCAAGGAGCTGCCTTTTGACCTGGAGGACGCCATGGTCTTCTGGATCAACAAG GTGAACATAAAGATGAGAGAGATCACagaaaaagaactgaaaatgaagcagcatCTTCTGGAGCCGTCCGGTCACCAGAAG GTGCGCTACCGTAGAGATCATCTGTCAGGTCGGACACTTCAGCACTTCCCCCTGTTGGACGACTTGTTGAAGGACGTGTGTGACGGCACGGCTCTGCTGGCTGTGGTGCACTTCTACTGCCCCGAACTCATCAGACTGGAAG ATATCTGTCTGAAGGAGGTTCCCTCTATAGCAGACAGTGTGTACAACATCCAACTACTGAGGGAGTTTTCCAACGAGTACCTGAACAAATGCTTCTACCTGAAGCCTGAGGACATGCTGTATTCTCCACCAGTACTGAAG AACAACGTGATGGTCTTTATTGCTGAGCTTTTCTGGTGGTTTGAGAATGTGAAGCCAGATTTTGTCCAACCCAGGGACCTTCAGGAAATCAGAGATG TGAGATTGCTGCTGCAGCCTAAAGGCTCTCAATCCCACGTTCCCATCTCCAACGTGACAAAGCGTAGTTTCCTGACGACGTCGAACTCAGCGGATGTCTTGACGACACCCCCGAGCCCTGAGCCCAG TGTTAAAGCAAGCTCAACAAGTCCATCGAACTCTTTACTGCccctgagacagagacagcagaagGTACTCGATGAGAGCACTTCAG AGCTGAGAAATAGATCCAACTCTTTGACACATCCAGATGTGAAGCACCAGGGCTCAGTGCTGGCCTGGCCAGAGAGGAGGCAAAG GCCTTTATCCCAGCCTGCGCCCTACGCCCTCCATTTTGCCACGGAAGACGACGCAGACAGTATCAGCCTCGCTCGCTCCATCAGCAAGGACAGCTTGGCCTCTAACATCATGTGCAATACGCCGAAGCACATGCTGGGATCAGCTCCTCATCTGCCTCAGCACAGACTGAGTGGTCCGACCCTGCTTAGTCACATGCACatagaagatgaagaagaggaaatcGAAGAGGAGGAACTGGTTGCTGTTATCCACCCTTACACATTGTCGCGGCATCGACTTAGCAGTGACATGGAACAAGATGAGCTGGATATCCAAACTACAGCCTCCCCCTTAAGGGCTTCTAATACCCGCTGCTCTCCTCGTTTTGACACTAGTCAAACAACTCCAGACTGCCAGGCAGAAGGCTACTATCTGGAGCCTTTGATGCCTGCTATCCCCAAGACAGCCAAAGAGAAGAGTATCAGCCTGAACAAGCAGGAGGAAAGCGGAGAGAGTCGCTGtcgagctgcagcagctgttagGAAAGCAGCCATCGTGGCTCCAAGCGCCTCTCAGAGGAAAGCCCCTTCTGCTGAGTTAAACAGAAGCATCTTTACACCCATACCTGTCACAGAATCAGTGCCTAGCGCTCTGAGGCCACACACAGAGGGCTCAGTAAACATCTCCCCGCCTGGGAAGCAACAGTCCGAAggcttttttcttcatttgtcaggAGAGCCAGAACGCTGCAGTCCTTTCTCCTCTACACTCGAAGCAGGGCAGGACTCCGACTCAGACATAGCAGACCTTGAGGAAGACGATGAGGAGGACGATCAGGTGGAGCTGACGAGAGAAGGgatgaggaaaggaaaggggaaATGCTCGGAGGAAGGGCAGGTGTTTGAATTTGCGGAGGGTGAATCAGCCAAGCTGAGAGAAGACTTGAAGGTTAGTGAGCGGGACGATAAGGAAGGTGGCAGTGGACGCTCAAGCCCTTGTCTCAGCTCCATATCCTGTGCAAGCAGCTGTAGTGCTTCAGGCAGTGCTAAGATGACAAGCTTTGCAGAAAGAAAGCTCCTTAAACTTGGCCTCCGTGATGGATTTTCAAGTACCAGCAGCTCTCAGAAGACCACACCAGATGGGTCTGAGATCAACCCCTGCCCTCCTTGGCAGCTGAGGAGTGACTGCAGTTGGCTTGGTAAggagcctggttctgtcctgGGGAGTAATATTATGGGGAGTCCCTCAGTAGTGCCTTCAGAGCTGCTGCAACTTCACATGCAGCTAGAAGAGCAAAGACGTGCGATAGAGTACCAAAAGAAGAAGGTGGAGACTCTATCAGCACGGCAGAGACTAAAGCTCGGTAAAGCTGCGTTCTTGAACATCGTCAAGAAGGGTGGGGGGAAAAGCGAcacacttcctcttcccctAAAACATTCCCAGGAATCCTCAGAACTAACGGCTGCTGAAAGGAGTAAAGTGAAGATCCAGTCCTGCAGGGATGACTCCTGTCTTGATTCCCTGAAGGTTCAGGTGAAGGGCGGTCAACCAGAGGGAGGACAGCCGACAAGAGACAACAGACTGCCTCAAGACGCTGGGGCTGAATCCGGCTTGAATGAATGTTCTCGCTCCATAGATCTCCTCAATGACGCTATCAGTTCCATCCAGCAGCAGATGATGCAGCTCTCCTTACAGCAAGACCTGCTGATGAAGCAGAATGTGGTCTCACCTCCAGAATGTGCCGAACCCTTCCCTAGCACAACATCCAACAAGACACAAACAGCACTCTCTACCTCAGAGTCCAAATCTTACGCCGTCCACTTTGTAGATATCGGTGGCAGTAATTCTTATCCTTCCCGTCGTCCTCCCAAGCTTAGCTCCAGCCAACGCAGTAAAACCTcggagagaaaacagagcaaagacaGCAGCAAGATGGTGTCTGCCAAGTCTAATACTCAGCCCCCAGAGTGCACGACCCCTCCAAGAGAAAGTACCAGTGGAGACCAGCAGGTGTGGGCTGCTGCAGAAAGCTCAAGGCTCGAGAGAAGCATTCAGAGAAACAGCACCTTCAGAGTCCATGATGGCACAGGAGAAGGACCTGAGCGCCTCCCAGACAAATCCCAGTCCCAAGATCCACCAGTCATCCCCAGTGCAACCATATCACCCACACAGGAAGCAGAAGAGCACCAAGCTGACAACTCAGGAAAAGAGGCTTTGGGTGGAGATGAGAGTACCAAGGTCAAAGGCCAGCTGATTGAGGTCGACTTGTCGGAGCTTAAAGAGCCTCCAGAGGATGGAAGCACAGATTTTACAGAGTGCGCAGCAGATGGCGAGCAGAAAAATGTGCTGGGCTTCTTCTTTAAG GATGATGAGAAAGCAGAGGATGAAATGGCAAAACGTCGTGCTGCCTTCCTCCTCAAACAACAGCGCAAAGCTGAAGAGGCCAGACTACGGAAACTACAACAGGAAGCCGAGAGTGAGCTCAAACGGGACGAGGCCAG GCGTAAGGCAGAGGAGGAGCGTGTCCgtaaggaagaggagaaggcaCGACGAGAGCTGATTAAGCAGGAATACCTGCGGAGGAAGCAGCAAGCGCTGATGGAAGAGCAGGGTCTGGTCAAACCCCGTCCAAGGACTAAATCCCGCAGGAACAGGCCGAAATCCCTGCACCGCGAAGAGTCCAACAGCCTCTCCATAGGATCCGCCACAC CTGATCTGAGCTGCAGTCATCGAGGATCAACGCTGTCTTTGGCGACAGAGGCAGACAGCGTCATGTCTGGAGGGGCAGAATCTAAGAG GGCTGGATCTGTGTGCTCGATGGAGTCTTTTCCTGTGCTGAGCAGGGCAtccagcaggaacatggagcgGGACTGGGAGAACGGCTCCATAGCTTCTTCCATCACTTCAACCGAGTACAACG GTCCAAAACTCTTCAAGGAGCCAAGCTCCAAATCCAACAAGCCAATCATCATCAACGCCATCGCTCACTGCTGCCTGGCTGGAAAAGTTAACGAGGCCCAGAAAAACATTGTTCTGGAG
- the camsap1a gene encoding calmodulin-regulated spectrin-associated protein 1a isoform X1, with product MEAQVVPLELYDSARAKIDANLRWLFAKAYGIDNIAADLRDPFYTDQYEQEHIKPLIIRLLLSGELYCRVCGLILHAEQAASLQSHQSVIQALSRKGIYVLETDNTPISDLDLSSAPIKMSAHIHLIDALMMAYTVEMISIEKVVCSVKRFSNFSASKELPFDLEDAMVFWINKVNIKMREITEKELKMKQHLLEPSGHQKSPSKWYWKLVPVRYRRDHLSGRTLQHFPLLDDLLKDVCDGTALLAVVHFYCPELIRLEDICLKEVPSIADSVYNIQLLREFSNEYLNKCFYLKPEDMLYSPPVLKNNVMVFIAELFWWFENVKPDFVQPRDLQEIRDVRLLLQPKGSQSHVPISNVTKRSFLTTSNSADVLTTPPSPEPSVKASSTSPSNSLLPLRQRQQKVLDESTSELRNRSNSLTHPDVKHQGSVLAWPERRQRPLSQPAPYALHFATEDDADSISLARSISKDSLASNIMCNTPKHMLGSAPHLPQHRLSGPTLLSHMHIEDEEEEIEEEELVAVIHPYTLSRHRLSSDMEQDELDIQTTASPLRASNTRCSPRFDTSQTTPDCQAEGYYLEPLMPAIPKTAKEKSISLNKQEESGESRCRAAAAVRKAAIVAPSASQRKAPSAELNRSIFTPIPVTESVPSALRPHTEGSVNISPPGKQQSEGFFLHLSGEPERCSPFSSTLEAGQDSDSDIADLEEDDEEDDQVELTREGMRKGKGKCSEEGQVFEFAEGESAKLREDLKVSERDDKEGGSGRSSPCLSSISCASSCSASGSAKMTSFAERKLLKLGLRDGFSSTSSSQKTTPDGSEINPCPPWQLRSDCSWLGKEPGSVLGSNIMGSPSVVPSELLQLHMQLEEQRRAIEYQKKKVETLSARQRLKLGKAAFLNIVKKGGGKSDTLPLPLKHSQESSELTAAERSKVKIQSCRDDSCLDSLKVQVKGGQPEGGQPTRDNRLPQDAGAESGLNECSRSIDLLNDAISSIQQQMMQLSLQQDLLMKQNVVSPPECAEPFPSTTSNKTQTALSTSESKSYAVHFVDIGGSNSYPSRRPPKLSSSQRSKTSERKQSKDSSKMVSAKSNTQPPECTTPPRESTSGDQQVWAAAESSRLERSIQRNSTFRVHDGTGEGPERLPDKSQSQDPPVIPSATISPTQEAEEHQADNSGKEALGGDESTKVKGQLIEVDLSELKEPPEDGSTDFTECAADGEQKNVLGFFFKDDEKAEDEMAKRRAAFLLKQQRKAEEARLRKLQQEAESELKRDEARRKAEEERVRKEEEKARRELIKQEYLRRKQQALMEEQGLVKPRPRTKSRRNRPKSLHREESNSLSIGSATRNSLKVSMLIKAQSSAAGCRGADLSCSHRGSTLSLATEADSVMSGGAESKRAGSVCSMESFPVLSRASSRNMERDWENGSIASSITSTEYNGPKLFKEPSSKSNKPIIINAIAHCCLAGKVNEAQKNIVLEELEKCESNHLIILFRDGGCQFRAVYSYSPDTEEIIKFMGTGPRTISRKMIDKLYKYSSDRKQFTVIPAKSVSVSVDALTIHNHLWQVKRPGSARRK from the exons ACAACATTGCAGCAGACCTGCGTGATCCGTTCTACACCGATCAGTATGAGCAGGAACACATCAAGCCTCTGATCATCCGCCTGCTCCTGTCCGGAGAGCTCTACTGCCGGGTGTGTGGGCTCATCCTGCACGCTGAGCAGGCTGCCTCGCTCCAAAGCCACCAGTCTGTCATCCAAGCCCTGTCCAGGAAAGGCATCTACGTCCTGGAGACTGACAACACACCCATTTCTGATCTGGACCTCAGCTCAGCTCCAATAAAGATG AGCGCCCACATCCACCTCATTGACGCCCTGATGATGGCTTATACTGTGGAGATGATCAGCATAGAGAAGGTGGTGTGCAGTGTCAAGCGCTTTTCAAACTTCAGTGCCTCCAAGGAGCTGCCTTTTGACCTGGAGGACGCCATGGTCTTCTGGATCAACAAG GTGAACATAAAGATGAGAGAGATCACagaaaaagaactgaaaatgaagcagcatCTTCTGGAGCCGTCCGGTCACCAGAAG TCCCCCTCCAAATGGTACTGGAAGCTTGTACCT GTGCGCTACCGTAGAGATCATCTGTCAGGTCGGACACTTCAGCACTTCCCCCTGTTGGACGACTTGTTGAAGGACGTGTGTGACGGCACGGCTCTGCTGGCTGTGGTGCACTTCTACTGCCCCGAACTCATCAGACTGGAAG ATATCTGTCTGAAGGAGGTTCCCTCTATAGCAGACAGTGTGTACAACATCCAACTACTGAGGGAGTTTTCCAACGAGTACCTGAACAAATGCTTCTACCTGAAGCCTGAGGACATGCTGTATTCTCCACCAGTACTGAAG AACAACGTGATGGTCTTTATTGCTGAGCTTTTCTGGTGGTTTGAGAATGTGAAGCCAGATTTTGTCCAACCCAGGGACCTTCAGGAAATCAGAGATG TGAGATTGCTGCTGCAGCCTAAAGGCTCTCAATCCCACGTTCCCATCTCCAACGTGACAAAGCGTAGTTTCCTGACGACGTCGAACTCAGCGGATGTCTTGACGACACCCCCGAGCCCTGAGCCCAG TGTTAAAGCAAGCTCAACAAGTCCATCGAACTCTTTACTGCccctgagacagagacagcagaagGTACTCGATGAGAGCACTTCAG AGCTGAGAAATAGATCCAACTCTTTGACACATCCAGATGTGAAGCACCAGGGCTCAGTGCTGGCCTGGCCAGAGAGGAGGCAAAG GCCTTTATCCCAGCCTGCGCCCTACGCCCTCCATTTTGCCACGGAAGACGACGCAGACAGTATCAGCCTCGCTCGCTCCATCAGCAAGGACAGCTTGGCCTCTAACATCATGTGCAATACGCCGAAGCACATGCTGGGATCAGCTCCTCATCTGCCTCAGCACAGACTGAGTGGTCCGACCCTGCTTAGTCACATGCACatagaagatgaagaagaggaaatcGAAGAGGAGGAACTGGTTGCTGTTATCCACCCTTACACATTGTCGCGGCATCGACTTAGCAGTGACATGGAACAAGATGAGCTGGATATCCAAACTACAGCCTCCCCCTTAAGGGCTTCTAATACCCGCTGCTCTCCTCGTTTTGACACTAGTCAAACAACTCCAGACTGCCAGGCAGAAGGCTACTATCTGGAGCCTTTGATGCCTGCTATCCCCAAGACAGCCAAAGAGAAGAGTATCAGCCTGAACAAGCAGGAGGAAAGCGGAGAGAGTCGCTGtcgagctgcagcagctgttagGAAAGCAGCCATCGTGGCTCCAAGCGCCTCTCAGAGGAAAGCCCCTTCTGCTGAGTTAAACAGAAGCATCTTTACACCCATACCTGTCACAGAATCAGTGCCTAGCGCTCTGAGGCCACACACAGAGGGCTCAGTAAACATCTCCCCGCCTGGGAAGCAACAGTCCGAAggcttttttcttcatttgtcaggAGAGCCAGAACGCTGCAGTCCTTTCTCCTCTACACTCGAAGCAGGGCAGGACTCCGACTCAGACATAGCAGACCTTGAGGAAGACGATGAGGAGGACGATCAGGTGGAGCTGACGAGAGAAGGgatgaggaaaggaaaggggaaATGCTCGGAGGAAGGGCAGGTGTTTGAATTTGCGGAGGGTGAATCAGCCAAGCTGAGAGAAGACTTGAAGGTTAGTGAGCGGGACGATAAGGAAGGTGGCAGTGGACGCTCAAGCCCTTGTCTCAGCTCCATATCCTGTGCAAGCAGCTGTAGTGCTTCAGGCAGTGCTAAGATGACAAGCTTTGCAGAAAGAAAGCTCCTTAAACTTGGCCTCCGTGATGGATTTTCAAGTACCAGCAGCTCTCAGAAGACCACACCAGATGGGTCTGAGATCAACCCCTGCCCTCCTTGGCAGCTGAGGAGTGACTGCAGTTGGCTTGGTAAggagcctggttctgtcctgGGGAGTAATATTATGGGGAGTCCCTCAGTAGTGCCTTCAGAGCTGCTGCAACTTCACATGCAGCTAGAAGAGCAAAGACGTGCGATAGAGTACCAAAAGAAGAAGGTGGAGACTCTATCAGCACGGCAGAGACTAAAGCTCGGTAAAGCTGCGTTCTTGAACATCGTCAAGAAGGGTGGGGGGAAAAGCGAcacacttcctcttcccctAAAACATTCCCAGGAATCCTCAGAACTAACGGCTGCTGAAAGGAGTAAAGTGAAGATCCAGTCCTGCAGGGATGACTCCTGTCTTGATTCCCTGAAGGTTCAGGTGAAGGGCGGTCAACCAGAGGGAGGACAGCCGACAAGAGACAACAGACTGCCTCAAGACGCTGGGGCTGAATCCGGCTTGAATGAATGTTCTCGCTCCATAGATCTCCTCAATGACGCTATCAGTTCCATCCAGCAGCAGATGATGCAGCTCTCCTTACAGCAAGACCTGCTGATGAAGCAGAATGTGGTCTCACCTCCAGAATGTGCCGAACCCTTCCCTAGCACAACATCCAACAAGACACAAACAGCACTCTCTACCTCAGAGTCCAAATCTTACGCCGTCCACTTTGTAGATATCGGTGGCAGTAATTCTTATCCTTCCCGTCGTCCTCCCAAGCTTAGCTCCAGCCAACGCAGTAAAACCTcggagagaaaacagagcaaagacaGCAGCAAGATGGTGTCTGCCAAGTCTAATACTCAGCCCCCAGAGTGCACGACCCCTCCAAGAGAAAGTACCAGTGGAGACCAGCAGGTGTGGGCTGCTGCAGAAAGCTCAAGGCTCGAGAGAAGCATTCAGAGAAACAGCACCTTCAGAGTCCATGATGGCACAGGAGAAGGACCTGAGCGCCTCCCAGACAAATCCCAGTCCCAAGATCCACCAGTCATCCCCAGTGCAACCATATCACCCACACAGGAAGCAGAAGAGCACCAAGCTGACAACTCAGGAAAAGAGGCTTTGGGTGGAGATGAGAGTACCAAGGTCAAAGGCCAGCTGATTGAGGTCGACTTGTCGGAGCTTAAAGAGCCTCCAGAGGATGGAAGCACAGATTTTACAGAGTGCGCAGCAGATGGCGAGCAGAAAAATGTGCTGGGCTTCTTCTTTAAG GATGATGAGAAAGCAGAGGATGAAATGGCAAAACGTCGTGCTGCCTTCCTCCTCAAACAACAGCGCAAAGCTGAAGAGGCCAGACTACGGAAACTACAACAGGAAGCCGAGAGTGAGCTCAAACGGGACGAGGCCAG GCGTAAGGCAGAGGAGGAGCGTGTCCgtaaggaagaggagaaggcaCGACGAGAGCTGATTAAGCAGGAATACCTGCGGAGGAAGCAGCAAGCGCTGATGGAAGAGCAGGGTCTGGTCAAACCCCGTCCAAGGACTAAATCCCGCAGGAACAGGCCGAAATCCCTGCACCGCGAAGAGTCCAACAGCCTCTCCATAGGATCCGCCACAC GTAATTCTCTGAAGGTGTCCATGTTGATCAAAGCCCAGAGCTCAGCAGCAGGCTGCAGGGGAG CTGATCTGAGCTGCAGTCATCGAGGATCAACGCTGTCTTTGGCGACAGAGGCAGACAGCGTCATGTCTGGAGGGGCAGAATCTAAGAG GGCTGGATCTGTGTGCTCGATGGAGTCTTTTCCTGTGCTGAGCAGGGCAtccagcaggaacatggagcgGGACTGGGAGAACGGCTCCATAGCTTCTTCCATCACTTCAACCGAGTACAACG GTCCAAAACTCTTCAAGGAGCCAAGCTCCAAATCCAACAAGCCAATCATCATCAACGCCATCGCTCACTGCTGCCTGGCTGGAAAAGTTAACGAGGCCCAGAAAAACATTGTTCTGGAG